A single Brucella intermedia LMG 3301 DNA region contains:
- a CDS encoding response regulator transcription factor, whose amino-acid sequence MKEASATQTIALVDDDRNILTSVSIALESEGYRVETYTDGASALDGLMARPPNLAIFDIKMPRMDGMELLRRLRQKSDLPVIFLTSKDDEIDELFGLKMGADDFITKPFSQRLLVERVKAVLRRVAARDGTAKPTGQQAKSLERGQLVMDQERHTCTWKGEPVTLTVTEFLILHSLAQRPGVVKSRDALMDAAYDEQVYVDDRTIDSHIKRLRKKFKAVDDDFEMIETLYGVGYRFREA is encoded by the coding sequence ATGAAGGAAGCCTCGGCAACGCAGACAATTGCGCTGGTCGACGACGACCGCAACATCCTGACCTCCGTGTCCATTGCGCTGGAATCGGAAGGCTATCGGGTTGAAACCTACACCGATGGCGCATCCGCGCTGGATGGTCTGATGGCGCGTCCGCCCAATCTTGCGATCTTCGATATCAAGATGCCGCGCATGGACGGCATGGAGCTTCTGCGCCGCCTGCGCCAGAAATCCGACCTGCCCGTCATCTTTCTGACCTCCAAGGACGACGAGATCGACGAGCTTTTCGGCCTCAAGATGGGCGCGGATGATTTCATCACCAAGCCGTTCTCGCAGCGCCTTCTGGTGGAGCGCGTCAAGGCGGTGCTTCGCCGGGTTGCCGCACGCGACGGTACGGCCAAGCCGACCGGGCAGCAGGCAAAGTCGCTTGAACGCGGCCAGCTGGTCATGGATCAGGAACGCCACACCTGCACCTGGAAGGGCGAACCGGTCACGCTGACGGTCACCGAATTCCTGATCCTTCATTCGCTGGCGCAGCGACCGGGTGTGGTGAAAAGCCGTGACGCCCTCATGGATGCGGCCTATGATGAGCAGGTCTATGTGGATGACCGTACCATCGACAGCCATATCAAGCGCCTGCGCAAGAAGTTCAAGGCGGTTGACGACGATTTCGAAATGATCGAAACGCTCTATGGCGTCGGCTATCGCTTCCGCGAGGCCTGA
- a CDS encoding stimulus-sensing domain-containing protein encodes MVAETRNDGLVGQKSDLRERRARRQRSVFWRRVFAPLRKFLGQYLFSSLTRRILFLNLAALAVLVSGILYMNQFREGLIDAKIESLLTQGKIIAGAISASATVDTNSLMIDPEKLLELQAGQSLTPSPDSPDNWEFPINPEKVSPLLRRLISPTSTRARIYDRYANMLLDSRALYSPSFPSAGPVLRYDLPPIEEETPSIWERAGTWISHLFYGGGLPVYQEQPGGNGLAYPEIVKALAGSPQTAQRRNEKGELVVSVAVPIQRSRAILGVLLLSTEGDDIDKIVQAERMAVFRVFGVVSLVMVILSLFLASTIASPLRKLSAAADRVRHGVKSRVEIPDFSERQDEVGHLSTSIREMTDSLYTRIEAIESFAADVSHELKNPLTSLRSAVETLPLAKTEESRKRLLDIIQHDVRRLDRLITDISDASRLDAELAREHIDRVDMKTLLTNLVTAAREVRRNKVGTEIVFNTGKLPAGKKGFYVAGHDLRLGQVVSNLIENARSFVPDDTGRIVVTLSGEGSRLRVLVEDNGPGIPIENIERIFERFYTDRPASEAFGQNSGLGLSISRQIIEAHGGTLTAENIVDPAKPDQFKGARFIVDLPASA; translated from the coding sequence ATGGTCGCAGAAACCCGGAACGACGGCCTCGTCGGCCAGAAATCGGATTTGCGCGAACGCAGGGCCCGGCGGCAGCGCTCGGTGTTCTGGCGTCGCGTCTTTGCGCCCCTGCGCAAGTTTCTCGGCCAGTATCTGTTCTCGAGCCTGACGCGCCGCATCCTGTTTCTCAATCTGGCGGCGCTGGCGGTTCTCGTTTCCGGCATTCTTTATATGAATCAGTTCCGCGAGGGGCTGATTGACGCGAAGATCGAAAGCCTGCTCACGCAGGGCAAGATCATCGCAGGCGCGATCTCGGCTTCTGCGACGGTCGACACCAATTCGCTGATGATCGACCCGGAAAAGCTTCTGGAACTGCAGGCCGGACAAAGCCTGACGCCCTCGCCGGATTCCCCGGATAACTGGGAGTTTCCCATCAATCCGGAAAAGGTCTCCCCGTTGCTGCGCCGGCTGATCTCGCCCACGAGCACGCGCGCGCGCATCTATGATCGCTATGCCAACATGCTGCTCGATTCGCGCGCGCTCTATTCGCCGAGCTTCCCTTCGGCGGGACCGGTGCTGCGCTATGACCTGCCGCCGATCGAGGAAGAGACCCCTTCCATCTGGGAACGCGCCGGAACATGGATTTCGCACCTGTTCTACGGCGGCGGCCTGCCGGTCTATCAGGAACAGCCCGGCGGCAACGGCCTCGCCTATCCGGAAATCGTCAAGGCGCTGGCCGGTTCGCCGCAAACGGCGCAGCGGCGCAACGAAAAGGGCGAGCTGGTCGTCTCCGTGGCCGTGCCGATCCAGCGTTCGCGCGCAATCCTGGGCGTCCTCCTGCTTTCCACTGAAGGCGACGATATCGACAAGATCGTGCAGGCCGAACGCATGGCGGTTTTCCGCGTGTTCGGCGTCGTGTCGCTCGTCATGGTCATCCTGTCGCTTTTCCTCGCATCGACGATTGCAAGCCCGCTGCGCAAGCTGTCCGCCGCCGCCGACCGCGTGCGCCATGGCGTGAAAAGCCGCGTCGAGATTCCCGATTTCTCCGAACGCCAGGATGAAGTCGGCCATCTTTCCACGTCAATCCGCGAGATGACCGATTCGCTTTATACGCGTATCGAGGCCATCGAAAGCTTTGCCGCCGATGTCAGCCACGAGTTGAAGAACCCCCTCACCTCGCTGCGCAGCGCCGTCGAAACGCTGCCGCTGGCCAAGACCGAGGAGTCGCGCAAACGGCTTCTCGACATCATCCAGCACGACGTTCGTCGTCTCGACCGCCTGATCACCGATATTTCCGATGCCTCGCGTCTGGATGCGGAACTTGCGCGCGAACATATCGACCGCGTGGACATGAAGACGCTTCTGACCAATCTCGTCACGGCAGCGCGCGAAGTGCGCCGCAACAAGGTCGGGACGGAGATCGTCTTCAATACCGGCAAGCTGCCAGCTGGAAAGAAGGGTTTTTATGTTGCCGGTCACGACCTGCGTCTCGGCCAGGTGGTGAGCAACCTGATCGAGAATGCCCGTTCCTTCGTCCCCGACGATACGGGCCGCATCGTGGTGACGCTTTCCGGCGAAGGCAGCCGCCTGCGTGTGCTGGTCGAGGATAACGGCCCCGGCATTCCGATCGAAAATATCGAGCGTATCTTCGAGCGCTTCTATACGGATCGCCCGGCATCCGAGGCTTTCGGACAGAATTCCGGTCTGGGGCTTTCGATCAGCCGCCAGATCATCGAGGCGCATGGCGGCACGCTGACGGCTGAAAACATCGTCGATCCCGCAAAGCCCGACCAGTTCAAGGGCGCGCGTTTCATCGTCGATCTGCCGGCAAGCGCATGA
- a CDS encoding PTS sugar transporter subunit IIA codes for MIGLVLVTHGRLAEEFLHAVEHVVGPQDNFETVCIGAEDDMEQRRRDIVDAVERADNGSGVIILTDMFGGTPSNLAISVMKEGKVEVIAGVNLPMLIKLSSVRIGGDIKTALREAQDAGRKYINVASQVLTGK; via the coding sequence ATGATCGGACTCGTGCTTGTCACGCACGGAAGATTGGCCGAAGAGTTTTTGCATGCTGTCGAGCATGTAGTCGGGCCGCAGGACAATTTCGAGACCGTATGCATCGGTGCCGAAGACGATATGGAACAGCGTCGGCGTGATATCGTTGACGCGGTGGAGCGCGCCGATAACGGCAGCGGGGTCATCATTCTGACCGATATGTTCGGCGGTACGCCGTCCAATCTCGCCATTTCCGTCATGAAGGAAGGCAAGGTCGAAGTCATCGCAGGTGTCAATCTGCCGATGCTGATCAAGCTGTCGAGCGTGCGCATCGGGGGCGACATCAAGACGGCGCTGCGCGAGGCGCAGGATGCGGGGCGCAAATACATCAATGTTGCGAGCCAGGTCCTGACAGGAAAGTAA